A genomic segment from Actinoplanes sichuanensis encodes:
- the arfA gene encoding arabinosylfuranosidase ArfA codes for MTRAHLTLHPSFAVGPVDRRLFGGFVEHLGRHVYDGIHEPEHPTAGPDGFRRDVIELVKELGVTTIRYPGGNFVSNYRWEDGVGPAAERPRRLDLAWHSTETNQVGLHEFQDWLDLVGSELMLAVNLGTRGVPEALDLLEYANVPSGTTRSDQRRANGREEPFGVTMWCLGNEMDGPWQVGHRSADDYGKLASQVAKAMRLVDNRLRFVVCGSSGRNMPTFGAWERTVLEHTYDDVEYISCHAYYQETDGDLGSFLASGVDMAAFIEEVVATADHVRAVKRSEKRIQISFDEWNVWYFTRWNAQEGKFTIDDWPVAPRLLEDVYTVADAVTVGGLLITLLNHADRVTSASLAQLVNVIAPIMTEPGGPAWRQTTFFPFALTSRSAGGTALAVNLDADTVTTGRYGDVPAVAAAATVDDHGTVQLFLQNRDTTGAATVTVDLTGFPARSSVTATGIWDDDPYAANTLAEPERVTPRRNDTARLSGDVLTITLPAVSWTRITVA; via the coding sequence GTGACCCGTGCCCATCTCACACTGCACCCGTCGTTCGCGGTCGGCCCGGTCGACCGGCGGCTGTTCGGTGGCTTCGTCGAGCATCTGGGCCGGCACGTCTACGACGGCATCCACGAGCCGGAGCATCCCACGGCCGGGCCGGACGGGTTCCGCCGTGACGTGATCGAGCTGGTCAAGGAGCTGGGCGTCACCACGATCCGCTACCCGGGCGGCAACTTCGTCTCCAACTACCGGTGGGAGGACGGCGTCGGCCCGGCCGCCGAGCGTCCCCGCCGGCTCGACCTGGCGTGGCACTCCACCGAGACCAACCAGGTGGGGCTGCACGAGTTCCAGGACTGGCTCGACCTGGTCGGCAGTGAGCTGATGCTGGCCGTCAACCTCGGCACCCGCGGTGTGCCGGAGGCTCTCGACCTGCTCGAATACGCCAACGTGCCGTCCGGGACCACCCGCTCCGACCAGCGCCGGGCCAACGGGCGCGAGGAGCCGTTCGGCGTCACCATGTGGTGCCTCGGCAACGAGATGGACGGCCCGTGGCAGGTCGGGCACCGCAGCGCCGACGACTACGGCAAGCTCGCCTCCCAGGTCGCAAAGGCGATGCGGCTGGTCGACAACCGTCTCCGGTTCGTGGTGTGCGGCTCGTCCGGCCGGAACATGCCCACCTTCGGCGCGTGGGAACGCACGGTGCTCGAGCACACCTACGACGACGTCGAGTACATCTCCTGCCATGCCTACTACCAGGAGACCGACGGCGACCTGGGCAGTTTCCTCGCCTCCGGGGTGGACATGGCCGCCTTCATCGAGGAGGTGGTGGCCACCGCCGACCACGTCCGGGCGGTCAAACGCTCCGAGAAGCGCATCCAGATCTCGTTCGACGAGTGGAACGTCTGGTATTTCACCCGCTGGAACGCGCAGGAGGGCAAGTTCACGATCGACGACTGGCCGGTCGCGCCGCGCCTGCTGGAGGACGTCTACACGGTCGCCGACGCGGTCACCGTCGGCGGGCTGCTGATCACCCTGCTCAACCACGCCGACCGGGTCACCTCGGCCTCGCTCGCCCAACTGGTCAACGTGATCGCGCCGATCATGACCGAACCCGGCGGCCCCGCCTGGCGGCAGACCACCTTCTTCCCGTTCGCACTGACTTCGAGATCGGCCGGGGGTACGGCACTCGCGGTCAACCTCGACGCCGACACCGTCACCACCGGCCGGTACGGTGACGTGCCGGCGGTGGCGGCGGCCGCCACCGTCGACGACCACGGCACGGTCCAGCTGTTCCTGCAGAACCGGGACACCACCGGCGCGGCCACCGTGACCGTCGACCTGACCGGCTTCCCCGCGCGCTCGTCGGTCACCGCGACCGGCATCTGGGACGACGACCCGTACGCCGCGAACACCCTGGCCGAACCGGAGCGGGTCACCCCGCGCCGCAACGACACCGCCCGGCTCTCCGGCGACGTCCTGACGATCACGCTGCCGGCGGTCTCCTGGACCCGGATCACCGTGGCCTGA
- a CDS encoding sensor histidine kinase → MSTVLREDAVKGGYRRSLVRTVCFALVYAAACYAGRRLVLIGNHNLAWPAAGVAVVWFCAHRRAPTRRLDMLLLALILGAVNWWTGTSPAVGVVAGLVGLVQALVFLRLLGHWSPQLWGAGGDAPLRSPRDLWALLKAGFAATIAASAVSLVGRWLVTGALPLTVTTMSVARHTASILVLGSAGICAGAALSRGRRPGRVPPRRIAEIAGIGVLSIAAHLAVFAYEQQFPMSFALLAITVLVGVRLCTPWVLLHNLVVSVVALRYTLDGYGPFAHVDDVPLRAVVVQLFVALVALVGLALALAREERQALLTALAQEKEQVKHHADLLTAIIDSMADGLAVIGPDERVTLRNPAVADMLTFDDVDLARLRGLTSADLAVHHPGEPESRILRVTATALSHPDGRDSAVLLFHDVTAERRHRDELTSFAGVVAHDLLNPLTSVDGWTLAAMESLEGVPDHPAVGEAYNDLTRVARSSARMRGLIDGLLSYATAREAMVCPAPVDLAEVVADIALARADAAVASGAPTPRFAIGPLPPVQADPVLLRQLLDNLIGNAIKYTAPGVHPALRITASKDEAMVTVRIVDNGIGIPAGQHEAIFGNFHRAHLGGDYLGTGLGLTICKRIVERHGGTITADDEPGGGSCFTFSLPMRSLAAGVRPQVDA, encoded by the coding sequence ATGTCGACCGTCCTCCGGGAGGATGCGGTGAAAGGTGGCTACCGGCGCTCCCTCGTCCGGACGGTGTGCTTCGCCCTGGTCTACGCCGCCGCCTGCTACGCCGGGCGGCGGCTCGTCCTGATCGGCAACCACAACCTCGCCTGGCCCGCCGCCGGGGTGGCGGTGGTCTGGTTCTGCGCACACCGCCGGGCACCCACCCGGCGGCTCGACATGCTGTTACTCGCCCTGATCCTGGGCGCGGTCAACTGGTGGACCGGCACCAGCCCGGCCGTCGGTGTGGTCGCCGGGCTGGTCGGGCTGGTCCAGGCGCTGGTCTTCCTCCGACTGCTGGGCCATTGGAGCCCGCAGCTGTGGGGCGCCGGCGGCGACGCACCGCTGCGCTCCCCGCGGGATCTGTGGGCGCTGCTCAAAGCCGGGTTCGCGGCGACCATCGCGGCCAGCGCGGTCAGCCTGGTGGGCCGCTGGCTGGTCACCGGCGCCCTGCCGCTCACCGTCACCACCATGTCGGTGGCCCGGCACACCGCCAGCATCCTGGTCCTCGGGTCGGCCGGGATCTGCGCGGGCGCCGCCCTCAGCCGCGGCCGGCGACCCGGCCGGGTGCCGCCCCGACGGATCGCCGAGATCGCCGGAATCGGGGTCCTCAGCATCGCCGCGCACCTGGCCGTCTTCGCCTACGAGCAGCAATTCCCGATGTCGTTCGCGCTGCTCGCGATCACCGTGCTGGTCGGGGTACGGCTGTGCACCCCATGGGTGCTGCTGCACAACCTGGTGGTCAGCGTCGTCGCGCTGCGCTACACACTCGACGGATACGGCCCGTTCGCCCACGTCGACGACGTGCCGCTACGCGCCGTGGTGGTGCAACTGTTCGTCGCCCTGGTGGCCCTGGTCGGCCTGGCCCTGGCACTGGCCCGAGAGGAACGGCAGGCCCTGCTGACCGCCCTCGCCCAGGAGAAGGAACAGGTCAAACACCACGCCGACCTGCTCACCGCGATCATCGACTCGATGGCCGACGGCCTGGCCGTGATCGGCCCGGACGAGCGGGTGACGCTGCGCAACCCGGCCGTCGCCGACATGCTCACCTTCGATGACGTCGACCTGGCCCGCCTCCGCGGGCTCACCAGCGCCGACCTGGCGGTCCACCACCCGGGCGAACCGGAGAGCCGGATCCTCCGGGTGACCGCCACCGCGCTGTCCCACCCCGACGGCAGGGACAGCGCGGTGCTGCTGTTCCACGACGTGACCGCGGAACGGCGGCACCGCGACGAGCTGACCAGCTTCGCGGGTGTCGTGGCCCACGATCTGCTCAATCCGTTGACCAGCGTCGACGGGTGGACGCTGGCCGCGATGGAGTCACTGGAGGGCGTGCCCGACCATCCGGCGGTGGGTGAGGCGTACAACGACCTGACCCGGGTCGCCCGGTCGTCGGCCCGGATGCGCGGCCTGATCGACGGGCTGCTGTCCTACGCCACGGCCCGGGAGGCGATGGTCTGCCCGGCCCCGGTCGATCTGGCCGAGGTGGTCGCCGACATCGCACTGGCCCGGGCCGACGCGGCGGTGGCCTCGGGAGCACCGACGCCCCGGTTCGCGATCGGGCCGCTGCCCCCGGTCCAGGCCGACCCGGTGCTGCTCCGGCAACTGCTGGACAACCTGATCGGCAACGCCATCAAGTACACCGCGCCCGGGGTGCACCCCGCGCTGCGGATCACCGCCTCGAAGGACGAGGCGATGGTCACGGTCCGGATCGTGGACAACGGCATCGGCATCCCGGCCGGTCAGCATGAGGCGATCTTCGGCAACTTCCACCGCGCCCACCTCGGCGGCGACTACCTGGGCACCGGGCTCGGCCTGACGATCTGCAAACGGATCGTCGAGCGGCACGGCGGCACGATCACCGCCGACGACGAGCCCGGTGGCGGCTCGTGCTTCACCTTCTCGCTACCGATGCGGTCACTGGCGGCTGGAGTTCGCCCACAGGTTGATGCCTGA
- the mgrA gene encoding L-glyceraldehyde 3-phosphate reductase, protein MEYRRSGRSGLKLPAVSLGLWHNFGDDKPLDTQRAILRRAFDLGITHFDLANNYGPPYGSAELNFGRVLATDFRQHRDELVISTKAGYDMWPGPYGDWGSRKYLTASLDQSLKRMGVDYVDIFYSHRFDPETPLEETMGALDAAVRAGKALYVGISSYSPERTAEAAAILRDLGTPLLIHQPSYSMLNRWIEDGLLDTLEQVGAGCIAFSPLAQGMLTDRYLKGVPEDSRAGADKSLSTDLLSDENLEKIRALNTIAERRGQSLAQTAIAWALRDPRMTSTVLGASSVRQLETNVAALDNLSFTADELAEIDKYATESGINLWANSSRQ, encoded by the coding sequence ATGGAATACCGCCGTAGCGGGCGCAGCGGCCTCAAGCTGCCCGCCGTCTCTCTCGGCCTGTGGCACAACTTCGGCGACGACAAGCCGCTGGACACCCAGCGGGCGATCCTGCGCCGGGCGTTCGACCTCGGCATCACCCATTTCGACCTTGCCAACAACTACGGTCCGCCGTACGGGTCGGCCGAGCTCAACTTCGGCCGCGTGCTGGCCACCGACTTCCGGCAGCACCGCGACGAGCTGGTCATCTCGACGAAGGCCGGTTACGACATGTGGCCCGGCCCGTACGGCGACTGGGGTTCCCGCAAGTACCTGACCGCTTCGCTGGATCAGTCGCTGAAGCGGATGGGCGTGGACTACGTCGACATCTTCTACTCGCACCGCTTCGACCCGGAGACGCCGCTCGAGGAGACGATGGGTGCCCTGGACGCGGCGGTCCGGGCGGGCAAGGCGCTCTACGTCGGCATCTCGTCGTATTCGCCGGAGCGGACCGCCGAGGCCGCGGCGATCCTGCGTGACCTGGGCACACCGCTGCTGATCCACCAGCCGTCCTACTCGATGCTGAACCGCTGGATCGAGGACGGCCTGCTGGACACGCTGGAGCAGGTGGGCGCCGGCTGTATCGCGTTCTCGCCGCTGGCACAGGGCATGCTGACCGACCGGTATCTGAAGGGTGTGCCGGAGGACTCCCGGGCCGGCGCCGACAAGTCGCTGAGCACCGACCTGCTCAGCGACGAGAACCTGGAGAAGATCCGGGCGCTGAACACGATCGCCGAGCGCCGTGGTCAGAGCCTGGCCCAGACGGCGATCGCCTGGGCGCTACGGGACCCGAGGATGACTTCCACGGTCCTGGGCGCCAGCAGCGTGCGCCAGCTGGAGACCAATGTCGCCGCCCTGGACAACCTGTCGTTCACCGCCGACGAGCTGGCCGAGATCGACAAGTACGCCACCGAGTCAGGCATCAACCTGTGGGCGAACTCCAGCCGCCAGTGA
- a CDS encoding aldo/keto reductase produces MQSRRIGDVQVSAIGLGGMPMSIEGRPDEDRSIRTIHAALDNGVTLIDTADAYHIGADEVGHNESLIARALAAYGGDTSGVLVATKGGHLRPGDGSWTVDGSPDYLKQACEASLKRLGVDAIGLYQHHRPDPKVPYEESIGAIRDLLDAGKIRLAGISNANPQQIRQAQEILGGRLVSVQNQFSPAFRSSEPELELCTELGIAFLPWSPLGGIRAAGSLGGAFAEVAERYGVSPQRVCLAWHLAKSPVSIPIPGASRPETIIDSLAADTLELTADDLAVLP; encoded by the coding sequence ATGCAGAGCCGTCGCATCGGTGACGTGCAGGTCAGCGCGATCGGACTCGGTGGCATGCCGATGTCGATCGAGGGCCGGCCGGACGAGGACCGCTCGATCCGCACCATCCACGCCGCGCTGGACAACGGTGTGACCCTGATCGATACCGCCGACGCCTACCACATCGGCGCGGACGAGGTCGGCCACAACGAGTCGCTGATCGCCCGGGCGCTCGCCGCCTACGGCGGGGACACCTCGGGTGTGCTGGTCGCCACCAAGGGCGGGCACCTGCGCCCGGGAGACGGCAGCTGGACCGTCGACGGGTCACCGGACTACCTGAAGCAGGCCTGCGAGGCGTCGCTGAAGCGGCTCGGCGTCGACGCCATCGGCCTCTATCAGCATCACCGGCCGGACCCGAAGGTGCCGTACGAGGAGTCGATCGGCGCGATCCGGGACCTGTTGGACGCCGGGAAGATCCGCCTGGCCGGCATCTCCAACGCGAACCCGCAGCAGATCCGCCAGGCTCAGGAGATCCTGGGTGGGCGGCTGGTGTCGGTCCAGAACCAGTTCTCGCCGGCGTTCCGGTCGTCGGAGCCGGAGCTGGAGCTCTGCACCGAGCTGGGTATCGCCTTCCTGCCCTGGTCGCCGCTGGGCGGCATCCGGGCGGCCGGTTCGCTCGGCGGGGCCTTCGCCGAGGTCGCCGAGCGGTACGGGGTGAGCCCGCAGCGGGTGTGCCTGGCCTGGCACCTGGCGAAGTCCCCGGTGTCGATCCCGATCCCCGGCGCGAGCCGCCCGGAGACGATCATCGACTCCCTGGCCGCCGACACGCTCGAACTGACCGCCGACGACCTGGCCGTCCTTCCGTAA
- a CDS encoding LysR family transcriptional regulator, protein MELRHLEYFVAVAEERHFTRAAQRMRVAQSGLSASIRALERELDADLFTRHTRRVELTDAGRALLTEAHRTLASAAAARNAVAAVRGLLRGSIAIGAEQCLGVIDMAPLVASFRRAHPGVEVQLRYAGSGHLVEQVRLGVLQAGFVALPGPAPDGVHLLPIAAETMMLLCHPAHALADSATVDVGELAGSEFIDFSADWGARRVNDLAFARAGLERRVAVEVNDVHTLLDFVHQDLGVALVPAPVTRKPQAKGLHAAPVTGPVPEWRVAVALPAATPAGPATEALLRLALPND, encoded by the coding sequence GTGGAACTGCGGCATCTCGAATACTTCGTGGCGGTCGCCGAGGAACGGCACTTCACCCGCGCCGCCCAGCGCATGCGGGTCGCCCAGTCAGGCCTGTCCGCGTCGATCCGCGCCCTCGAACGGGAACTCGACGCCGACCTGTTCACCAGGCACACCCGCCGGGTCGAACTCACCGACGCCGGGCGGGCGCTGCTCACCGAGGCCCACCGTACGCTGGCCAGCGCCGCCGCCGCACGCAACGCGGTCGCCGCCGTCCGGGGACTGTTACGCGGCAGCATCGCCATCGGCGCCGAACAGTGCCTCGGCGTGATCGACATGGCCCCGCTGGTCGCATCGTTCCGGCGAGCCCATCCCGGTGTCGAGGTCCAGCTCCGCTACGCCGGGTCCGGGCACCTGGTCGAACAGGTGCGGCTCGGCGTGCTGCAGGCCGGGTTCGTCGCGCTGCCCGGTCCGGCGCCGGACGGCGTACACCTGCTGCCGATCGCGGCCGAGACGATGATGCTGCTCTGCCATCCGGCGCACGCCCTCGCCGACAGTGCGACAGTCGACGTCGGTGAGCTGGCCGGTTCCGAATTCATCGACTTCAGCGCCGACTGGGGCGCCCGCCGAGTCAACGACCTGGCGTTCGCCCGCGCCGGCCTCGAACGCCGGGTCGCCGTCGAGGTCAACGACGTGCACACGCTGCTCGACTTCGTGCACCAGGACCTCGGGGTGGCGCTGGTGCCGGCCCCGGTTACCCGAAAACCACAGGCCAAGGGCCTGCACGCGGCACCGGTCACCGGCCCGGTCCCGGAATGGCGGGTGGCGGTCGCCCTGCCCGCCGCCACACCCGCCGGGCCCGCCACCGAGGCCCTGCTACGCCTGGCCCTGCCGAACGACTGA
- a CDS encoding MarR family winged helix-turn-helix transcriptional regulator, which yields MSNDDRVRELLLVMPRMVGRIKKLPLPEQLQSLDLAPRHLSMLSLLLLDGPQTVSQLAEVLGVAPTTISLIVSDLSRRGVLARREDDDDRRRRIIDITPESREAISEWLAPGAEAWRRALAPLTSEEQRTFVDTLLRYEAAVADLRPTGPTGEK from the coding sequence ATGTCAAACGACGACCGGGTCCGGGAACTGCTGCTGGTGATGCCACGGATGGTCGGCCGGATCAAGAAGCTGCCCCTGCCCGAGCAGTTGCAGTCGCTCGACCTGGCCCCACGTCACCTGTCGATGCTGTCCCTGCTGTTGCTCGACGGCCCGCAGACGGTCTCCCAGTTGGCCGAGGTGCTGGGCGTGGCGCCGACCACGATCAGCCTGATCGTCAGCGACCTGAGCCGCCGAGGGGTCCTGGCCCGCCGCGAGGACGACGACGACCGCCGCCGCCGGATCATCGACATCACCCCGGAAAGCCGCGAGGCCATCTCCGAGTGGCTCGCTCCGGGCGCCGAGGCCTGGCGCCGGGCTCTGGCCCCGCTGACCTCGGAGGAACAGCGAACCTTCGTCGACACCCTGCTGCGCTATGAGGCTGCCGTCGCCGACCTCAGGCCGACGGGTCCGACCGGTGAGAAATGA
- a CDS encoding tautomerase family protein produces MPHLSVHVLESDLAGRETDLIERLTDAVVTVYGEWARGLVDVKLIGLPPARWGIGGVPARAPSPYVTFGIKEAAFTRPDADEIVARLIAVVTDAIVDVFGERVRDGVTIDLVATVAGRTGIGGVVVTS; encoded by the coding sequence ATGCCACACCTCAGCGTCCACGTGCTGGAGAGCGACCTGGCCGGCCGCGAGACCGATCTGATCGAGAGGCTGACCGACGCGGTCGTCACCGTTTACGGCGAGTGGGCGCGCGGGCTGGTCGACGTCAAGCTGATCGGCCTGCCACCGGCCCGCTGGGGCATCGGCGGCGTGCCGGCGCGGGCGCCTTCGCCATACGTCACGTTCGGCATCAAGGAGGCGGCGTTCACCCGGCCCGACGCCGACGAGATCGTCGCCCGCCTGATCGCCGTGGTCACGGACGCGATCGTCGACGTCTTCGGCGAGCGCGTCCGTGACGGCGTCACGATCGACCTGGTGGCCACCGTCGCCGGACGCACCGGCATCGGCGGGGTGGTCGTCACTTCCTAG
- a CDS encoding AI-2E family transporter, with product MSWAQAVRERARTTLASAASRNLPPPFTVGPELQDPVAPVVVVDRRPTSEDVLPPGVRTAGAWAWRFILFVVATYLLLRLISLLSVVIIPVVVAILLAALFQPASAALVRWGVKRSLAAGLVLVSGLVVVFGGLGLIVRTFISQLDTLSARVTEGVDEVQTWLSRGPLHLTDAQLSQYVDQARNALTANQGAVTSGAITTATTLGEVITGFFLVLFTLFFLLRDGAQIWSFLCRLLPRQAQVPTARAGHYSWHTLVSYVHATVLVAFVDAVGIGIGLAVLRVPLALPLAALVFLGAFIPVIGATLTGAVAVLVALVANGPVTAVTVLIIVIAVQQLEGHVLQPLIMGRAVALHPLAVILAIAAGIVVAGIVGGLIAVPLLAVLNTAIRYLVKHPSGEPTPDREPPGTEPTDDDEAEQEDRAADAQRAADPANPPPASTSVAPAGAGQS from the coding sequence ATGAGCTGGGCGCAGGCGGTTCGAGAGCGAGCCCGTACCACCTTGGCCTCGGCGGCCAGCCGAAATCTGCCTCCGCCGTTCACCGTCGGCCCGGAGTTGCAGGATCCGGTCGCCCCGGTGGTCGTCGTGGACCGACGACCGACCAGCGAAGACGTTCTCCCACCCGGAGTACGCACGGCGGGCGCCTGGGCCTGGCGGTTCATCCTGTTCGTCGTCGCCACCTACCTGTTGCTGCGCCTGATCTCGCTGCTCAGCGTCGTGATCATTCCAGTGGTGGTGGCGATCCTGCTGGCGGCGCTCTTCCAGCCGGCCAGCGCCGCACTGGTGCGATGGGGCGTCAAACGGTCCCTGGCCGCCGGACTGGTCCTGGTCAGCGGTCTGGTCGTGGTCTTCGGTGGGCTCGGGCTGATCGTCCGTACCTTCATCTCCCAGTTGGACACTCTGTCGGCACGGGTCACCGAGGGCGTCGACGAGGTGCAGACGTGGCTGTCGCGCGGCCCGCTGCACCTGACCGACGCGCAACTCAGCCAGTACGTCGATCAGGCCCGGAACGCGCTCACCGCCAACCAGGGCGCCGTCACCAGCGGGGCGATCACCACCGCGACCACCCTGGGCGAAGTGATCACCGGCTTCTTCCTGGTGCTGTTCACGCTCTTCTTCCTGCTGCGCGACGGTGCCCAGATCTGGTCCTTCCTGTGCCGCCTGCTGCCACGCCAGGCCCAGGTGCCGACCGCGCGGGCCGGGCACTACTCGTGGCACACCCTCGTCTCGTATGTACACGCCACCGTGCTCGTCGCCTTCGTCGACGCGGTGGGCATCGGTATCGGCCTGGCCGTGCTGCGGGTGCCGCTGGCCCTGCCGCTCGCCGCCCTGGTGTTCCTCGGCGCGTTCATCCCGGTGATCGGCGCGACCCTGACCGGCGCCGTGGCGGTGTTGGTCGCCCTTGTCGCGAACGGCCCGGTGACCGCCGTGACCGTGCTGATCATCGTGATCGCCGTCCAGCAGTTGGAGGGCCACGTACTCCAGCCGCTGATCATGGGCCGGGCGGTGGCCCTGCACCCGCTCGCGGTGATCCTGGCGATCGCCGCCGGAATCGTGGTCGCCGGAATCGTCGGCGGCCTGATCGCGGTGCCGTTGCTGGCCGTGCTGAACACCGCGATCCGATACCTGGTCAAACACCCGTCCGGCGAGCCGACCCCGGACCGCGAACCCCCGGGCACAGAACCCACCGACGACGACGAAGCCGAGCAGGAGGACCGCGCCGCCGACGCCCAGCGCGCCGCCGACCCGGCCAATCCGCCGCCGGCCAGCACCTCGGTGGCCCCCGCCGGCGCCGGCCAGAGCTGA
- a CDS encoding EAL domain-containing protein — protein sequence MSEPPRPAVASPEIEKPAHRLIAGVIVVLGVSMLLTLVLSLWEWEDVIVDGEPAELDEWLSVISICWLPVITLALIRLLDLHRRMRAVARAAVQAFESTVQTVSGWVWRTDADLRVTYSSNGVTTLLGLDPDQVVGGPLDAVLTEALSAVRANTATGTAEWADSARHTDHTIRHLRSNATPLRDGKGVIVGYHGFSTDVTVEVEATEEKRRDRERHEALRAGITALLADDDALRIVLQPIVDLDTGRPVGAEALSRFTAEPYRPPNVWFDEAWQTGLGPDLELHAVGKALARLPELPTDAYLSVNVAPDTLVDPRFLAMLDDLGADMARIVVEITEHAVVNDYGLLLEIADRIRLRGGRLAVDDAGAGYATMQHILALRPDIIKLDRSIVGHADEDPARRALTAAMAAFAASLGTTVVAEGVETAGEIEVLRDTGVRLGQGFYLGRPAADWPPANPAPASVPVPASVPAPASVPVPASVLAPASVPGSGSEVRVCP from the coding sequence GTGTCGGAACCCCCTCGTCCTGCCGTCGCCTCGCCCGAGATCGAGAAGCCCGCCCACCGGCTGATCGCCGGAGTCATCGTCGTCCTCGGTGTCAGCATGCTGCTCACGCTCGTGCTGTCGCTGTGGGAGTGGGAGGACGTCATCGTCGACGGCGAGCCCGCCGAACTCGACGAATGGCTCTCGGTCATCTCGATCTGCTGGCTCCCGGTGATCACCCTGGCCCTGATCCGGCTGCTCGACCTGCACCGGCGGATGCGGGCCGTCGCCCGGGCCGCGGTGCAGGCCTTCGAGAGCACCGTTCAGACGGTGTCCGGCTGGGTGTGGCGCACCGACGCCGACCTGCGGGTGACCTACTCCAGCAACGGCGTCACCACGCTGCTGGGCCTCGACCCGGACCAGGTCGTCGGCGGCCCCCTGGATGCGGTGCTGACCGAGGCCCTTTCGGCGGTACGGGCGAACACCGCCACCGGCACCGCGGAGTGGGCGGACAGCGCCCGGCACACCGACCACACGATCCGGCACCTGCGCAGCAACGCCACCCCGCTCCGGGACGGCAAGGGTGTGATCGTCGGCTATCACGGATTCAGCACCGACGTCACCGTCGAGGTCGAGGCGACCGAGGAGAAGCGCCGCGATCGGGAACGCCACGAGGCACTCCGGGCCGGGATCACCGCGCTGCTGGCCGACGACGACGCGCTGCGGATCGTCCTCCAGCCGATCGTCGACCTGGACACCGGGCGGCCGGTCGGGGCAGAGGCGCTGTCCCGGTTCACGGCCGAGCCGTACCGCCCGCCGAACGTCTGGTTCGACGAGGCCTGGCAGACCGGTCTCGGCCCCGACCTGGAACTGCACGCCGTCGGTAAGGCCCTGGCCCGGCTCCCGGAGCTGCCCACCGACGCCTACCTGTCGGTCAACGTCGCCCCCGACACCCTGGTCGACCCCCGGTTCCTGGCCATGCTCGACGACCTGGGCGCGGACATGGCCCGGATCGTCGTCGAGATCACCGAGCACGCCGTCGTCAACGACTACGGCCTCCTCCTCGAGATCGCCGACCGGATCCGCCTGCGCGGTGGGCGGCTCGCCGTCGACGACGCGGGCGCCGGATACGCGACGATGCAGCACATCCTGGCGCTGCGGCCAGACATCATCAAACTCGACCGCAGCATCGTCGGCCACGCCGACGAGGACCCGGCCCGCCGCGCGCTGACCGCGGCGATGGCGGCGTTCGCAGCCTCCCTGGGCACGACGGTGGTCGCCGAGGGCGTGGAGACCGCCGGCGAGATCGAGGTGCTGCGCGACACCGGGGTGCGGCTCGGCCAGGGCTTCTACCTCGGCCGCCCGGCCGCTGACTGGCCGCCCGCGAATCCGGCTCCGGCTTCGGTGCCGGTCCCGGCTTCGGTGCCGGCTCCGGCTTCGGTGCCGGTCCCGGCTTCGGTCCTGGCCCCGGCTTCGGTCCCGGGTTCGGGTTCCGAGGTTCGTGTCTGCCCGTGA
- a CDS encoding alpha/beta fold hydrolase: MTSTDLEIKSADGTRLVVRRTGAGDPVVLLHGSGGGLHSWSAVAERLAGSFELWMPARRGYHPSDVPPGRKSLRHEVADVLAVLDTIGRPVHLVGGSYGAMLALHVAAALAPHVAAAEPARLRSLALFEPPLFAAGSGVRPLLDRYRAALDADDAAGMFNVLNEVTRVPPAVVAAFRAAAGDRRPDPASSVGWLHDLEALTDDTTTPATWSTITVPTLLMQGADTWEPMPATMNALAEVIPGLRRVIWPGQSHFVTMTAPDLVAEALDGFFVSCP; encoded by the coding sequence ATGACCAGCACTGACCTGGAGATCAAGTCCGCCGACGGCACCCGCCTGGTGGTGCGGCGGACCGGCGCGGGCGATCCGGTGGTCCTGCTGCACGGCTCCGGCGGCGGCCTGCACTCGTGGTCGGCGGTGGCCGAGCGGCTGGCCGGATCGTTCGAGCTGTGGATGCCGGCCCGCCGGGGCTACCATCCGAGCGATGTCCCGCCCGGCCGCAAGTCGTTGCGGCACGAGGTCGCCGACGTGCTCGCCGTGCTCGACACGATCGGCCGTCCGGTCCACCTGGTCGGTGGTTCGTACGGCGCGATGCTCGCCCTGCATGTGGCGGCCGCGCTCGCCCCGCACGTGGCGGCCGCCGAGCCGGCCCGGCTGCGCTCGCTGGCGCTGTTCGAGCCACCCCTGTTCGCCGCCGGCTCCGGGGTGAGACCGCTGCTGGACCGCTACCGTGCGGCCCTCGACGCGGACGACGCGGCCGGGATGTTCAACGTGCTCAACGAGGTGACCCGGGTGCCGCCGGCGGTCGTCGCCGCGTTCCGCGCCGCGGCCGGCGACCGCAGACCCGACCCGGCCTCCTCGGTCGGCTGGCTGCACGATCTGGAAGCCCTCACCGACGACACCACGACCCCGGCCACCTGGTCCACGATCACCGTTCCGACCCTGCTCATGCAGGGCGCCGACACCTGGGAGCCGATGCCCGCCACGATGAACGCCCTGGCCGAGGTGATTCCCGGCTTGCGGCGGGTGATCTGGCCGGGCCAGTCCCACTTCGTCACGATGACCGCTCCCGACCTGGTCGCCGAGGCGCTGGACGGCTTCTTCGTCAGCTGCCCCTGA